ctttcggttttattaaattattaatttatttcaattttgaagaatttgagaacaacacctaaatatggtatgttaaagataccactgccacattaatttggacagctaaataaaatagttcaatattttacaaaatacaaaaggcatttaattactttcttttgctgttgttttattttcttttaagcatttaaactttttataaaaatgtggtttcatcaccataattacctatgtattatttggttcactccgaacatttaaattttaatatttgaaaacttttattgtttgctcgattttgaatttgaaattcgaactaggttccgaactaacgcgagtttatccacagtagccgaggtgacgtggcatcattagcggggattactgtagcttaattacccgggcgtcacaccagTACAACATAGATGACATCTATCCTCATGGGCCATATTTGTGAAGACAAttcaacaaccgaaaggcaacaagagATCTCACTTTGCAACATGCCAAGAAGTCGCGAGAAAGGGTGTCGAGATAGCTTTTGGGGTGCTGCAATGCTTTGTTATTAACCATGACTTTGTTGCACACTGGGACAAAATATATTGTTGGTTGCGACAGATCATGAGAACATGTGTAATCCTGTACTATGGTATACATTGTGAGAATTAAATATGATGAGATGTCATGTTGATGATGTGGAAAACATGCATTACTTGCCATGTGGACGGGTTGCATGTATATGAGAAATAAAACAATTAATGAGGTAGCATCTATGTCGAGGTGACATTTGTGCATATTGAGAGAAATATAAGTAGTGGGTGGCTTGCCATCGTTAACATAGTGGCGGTAAGAAATGGCCACTCAACAAGTTGCTCCTGtcctaccccgcaaaaaaaaagttgcTCCTGTCCTCAAGGTTGTCGGCCATCGTGTCGGCGGCAACATTACCAAGGAACAGGCCTTCAAGTACGTGCCGGTGCAACAGCTTGGCATGCCGATCAAGAAGATGGAACCAAATGTGTGCCAAAGGCGCCGCCATGAAGGTAAAGAAGCATAGGAAGTACGGCACAATGAGGGCAGAAGGCAACGCAGCCCCGGCACATGCATCACTTGCCATGTGGATGGGTTGCACTTTGGACACTGCACCACTACCATGTACTGCAAGACAGAGACGCGCTGTATGACCGGGCATGCGTGGAGGACGAACCGGGCGGGAGGGCGAGTGCTAAGGAGAAACCAACCGCACAAGAAAACCACACCGCCATATGATCGgcttcacaaaacatgcttataaaAAAAGGTAAAGTGTGGCATAAAGTTTGGTCAAAAGGGGTAAAATGGAAAAAATCGTATAAACAGGGTAAtccatataaaaatgacaaaaaCAAGGTTAAAAGTGAAATAGACTCTTCTTATTGTGTGTGCAGCGAAACGAACCAATAATTACATCATGTGGAATATTCTTCCTCAGCACTCCCCCCATTGCTTCATGCTAAACCAATAGGAAACCCAAATAGTACCACACAACAAGCATATTTCTGAATCACCGGGCCAGCAAGCGTTCCAGTCCAGTAACCGAGACGCTCACACGGCCGACACGGCGTAGACCGCAGCGATCGCGAGCGCCAACACCATACCCGCCGGGCCATGGAGCGACGAGCCTCCGCTCCCCTGCAGATACGCCGACGGCGTCGTCTTCGATCCCAAACCGGCCGGGGTGGTCGGTGTGTTGGCACTGGCGCCGGGAGCACTGCCACCACCAGCTGCAAGCCAAAAAGACGGCTCGTGTCAGCAACCCAAGAACCTATAACACATTATTATACGTGCAGTGCAGCTCTTGACTCTTGTAACTCGTAAAATACTACTGTCGAGCACTTACCGCCGTCGCACTTGCTCGCCGGCGGGGTCTGCACGTTGCAGGCGTTGGGCAGCTCGAGCGCGCGGGTCTTGTTGATGGTGACGCCGCCGAGCGACGACGAGTCACCGCCAAGCGCGCTGCAAAGGCACTGCGGCTGGGACTGCACCACAGAGGCGAGCTGCGAACAGCAGGACTTGGTCGGCGCCGTGCCGCTGCCGCTGATGTAGTTCATGCACGGGTACAGGCCGATCAGCACAGACGTGCACCCGGACTGCGCCGTCGCCGACGCCACCAGCAGCGCCAGTGCCACCGCCGCGGCCAGGAGGACGCTGCTGCTGCTGGACATGGCGGCCACCGCTCTCGCTCTTGCCGCCATTGATGGATGTTTTTCCCCCTTGCTTTTCTAGCAAAAGATAGTTGCTTTTCTTGGGTCGGATGGAGGCTTGGAGCTGGCTAGTTGCTGCTTGCTTGCTTGCCTTGTGTGTGTGCTTTTGGAATTCGAGTACGCGTGTGTTATTATAGGAGTGGGTTTTGTTGGGGAAGGTGGTATTAGTTGGGTATGTTGGTGAGCTGCATGTTCCTACTTCCCACTCTTGGAACGATATGATTTCTGACTCTGAAATCCTGGAGTTGTCATGGACATTTTACTTCAGAAAATATATGGGTGTGGTTGCTGAAGAGGTTGGTGTTGAGCGTTGAACAAGTGATTGCCCATCTTCTTTTGTTTTTTCTCTCGAATACGCACAAAAGTGCGTATCATTCATTATAGAAGGGTGGGAAGACTCCGAAAATCCACAAGTCCATCTTCTTTTATTGATTGCAAATTTGGTGACGATCTTTTGCATGGAATTGCCGCACAAGTGATTGCTTCATACTAACAATGATCGACAATCACCACATTACCACATGACGATCAGATATTGCTTGGGTTTACCTTGTAGGATATCTTTGTTGTTCTTTCATggaagatgatcgtgttttgttcaAAGTGCTATTTGTAGGTAAACTATAAAAACATTGTTTGAAATTAGTGCCTTGTCATGAAGAACAAGTCATATGGACAATTTCAATGTACTTGTGTGCCTGCAGCGTGCAGCAGCAGCGACCGGCAAGATGTAAGGTGTGGTCGTCAGGACCATGCATTGTACGTTATTCGCACTAGAGCCTCCGATATGCAAGGGGGTGGCCCTGGGCTTGGTGTTTACTCATAATGTTCTGTATCCCCTTCACGCTAATACAACATCCTTTTTGGAAAAAGATAGCTAGTTAGGAAGTGCTCCAGTAACTAGATGTGTCATCCTGACATGCTACCAGTCAATCTGGTACTCCATATCTTCGGGCAGTGGATTCCGGTAGACCTTGCCGCGGGCGTGGAGGAGGGACATGGGCGGTGAGTGGTGGTGGCAGATTTTGGCGTGGGAAGGCGGAGCTGGCATTGGCACGACTGCCCGGCGGCCGGAGTTGTGGGCCGCCATGAGCGGTCCCCTCTTGATGGGGTGGCACTTCCATCATCCGGGTTCGTGTGTCGGCAGTGGGCCGACGACACGAACTGGCCGCTAGGTATGTCCTCGTGCCTGAGGTTGGTGCTCCCTGTGTGAGGTTCGGCGCGTTGTCGCCTTGGAGTCGGGCTTCTCGGCTCTGAGTCACCACCGGTCAAGCCAGGGTGGGAGCTTGTGGATCGGTTGGGGAGTTGTCTTCTAGTTGTAGCGTCGGTGTCAGTCCGTGGATGTGTGGACGGGGCAACATTGTGCCATTTGTCAGACCGGTGCCTTTGGTTGCGGACATGGTGTCGTCTGAGATATTCTCAACAATGGCCGTTGGTAGTCACTTGgctacccccccccctcccggtCCATCGGGACTGGATGGGACTGTAGGCATGGGCGCTCCTACGGTGGTGGTGCCAACCCTGGCTCGGTGACATATGTCAGGCTTTACCTGCCATGGTTTTCTGCATTGTGAAGTGGGCGGTTGGTGTTGTCTCAAGGCTTGGCGAGCTCTATGGATGCGGTGATGGCTACATCTCTTGGCCATGTGGGCGGCGAGAGATATGGCAGTGGGTGGCTCGGGCGTGCTCTAGCTATGGAGGCGCCCCGATATAGATCTGGGATCTATGCTCGTTGCGCTTGTCCTGGTGTCCTACCGACACCGAGGAGCGACCGAGTGAAAGCTCCACGATTTGTGACGACTACGACGACGCTCGCGAGCACCGTTTTATTCTTGAAgatatctgatgtctactacacaatcttcttcttgtagacgttgttgggcctccaagtgcagaggtttgtaggacagtagcaaatttccctcaagtggatgacctaaggtttatcaatccgtgagaggtgtaggatgaagatggtctctctcaaacaatcctgcaaccaaataacaaagagtctcttgtgtccccaacacacccaatacaacggtaaattgtataggtgcactagttcggcgaagagatggtgatacaagtgcaatatggatggtagatatgagtatttgtaatctgaaaatataagaacagcaaggtaactaatgataaaagtgagcgtaaatagtattgcaatggtaggaaacaaggcctaaggttcaaactttcact
Above is a window of Triticum dicoccoides isolate Atlit2015 ecotype Zavitan chromosome 5B, WEW_v2.0, whole genome shotgun sequence DNA encoding:
- the LOC119306402 gene encoding non-specific lipid transfer protein GPI-anchored 2-like, producing MAARARAVAAMSSSSSVLLAAAVALALLVASATAQSGCTSVLIGLYPCMNYISGSGTAPTKSCCSQLASVVQSQPQCLCSALGGDSSSLGGVTINKTRALELPNACNVQTPPASKCDGAGGGSAPGASANTPTTPAGLGSKTTPSAYLQGSGGSSLHGPAGMVLALAIAAVYAVSAV